GCGCTACCAGCATGTCGAGGAGAAGACCGGCGATTACACCGTGCGGCCCGAGGCCGTGCTCGCCAAGATCCGCGAGCTGTAAGGCGCGTGCCGGAAGTCCTCAGTTTCATCAACCTCAAGGGCGGCGTCGCCAAGACCACCACCGCCGTGCAACTGGCCGACACGCTGGCGTTCATGAAACAGAAACGCGTGCTGGTCATCGACCTCGATCCGCAGACGAACGCGACCCTGGCCCTGATCGGTGAGGAACGCTGGGGAGAGGCCGACGAGGCCGGGCAGACCCTCGCGCACCTGTTCCTGGATCAGGTGAACGGCACGCACGGCTTCGACGTGACCCGCGCCATCGTGAAGGGGGCCAGCAACCTGAACAAGGTGCCCGCCAGCGTCATCGATCAGCTGCCCGCAGACTCCCGCTACGGACGCGTGGACGTGCTGCCCAGCTCCATCCGCCTGATCGACGTGCAAGACCGCATGCAGGACATCGCCGCGCGTTCGTTCTACGCCGTGAATCCCATGGAGGTCGTGCGGAAGTTCATCGCCCCCAGTTTCGACGCATACGACTATGTACTGCTCGACTGCCCGCCCAATCTGGGCTTCATCACGCAGAACGGCCTGGAGGTCAGCGACCACTACGTGATTCCCACCATTCCCGACCGGCTGAGCACCTACGGCATTCCGCAGATCGCCACGCGCATCGGCGACATCCGCCGCGCCCGCGACCTGAAGCTCCGCTGTCTGGGCGTGGTGATCACCAAGTACCAGTCGACCAGCACCCAGCACCGTCAGGGCCTGGAGCGCCTGGAAACCGACCTGGAGCGCGCATTTTCCGGAACTGGCGAGCGCACCCCGCCCATCCTGAACACCATCCTCCCGCAGACGAACGCCAGCGCCGAGGCCATGAGCTTCGACCGCCGCACCAGCACCTACCGCGACAAGTACGGCAGCACCCAGGTCGGCGGTCAGGCCGCGTACAAGTACGGTCTCGACCTGGCCGACGAACTCGACGATCTCCTCGCGCTCCGCTGAGGCCTACAGCGCGGCCGGATCGACCAGTAGGGCGTTCTCCACCTCGAAGGCCTCGGCGTAACGAACGCGGCCCAGGGTGCCCCAGTAACTCTGCCGTGCCCGGCGGCGCTCCACGATCTCCGGCGTGACCGTCTCCGATATGGCCGCCCCGGCGAACTGGCTCTCGTGGGCCAGGATGGCCGCCGCCCACACTTCCTGCACGCCCTCCACATCGACCAGCAGGGTCGGTGTGATGTCCGCGTTGCCCTGGTACATCAGCACGCGCGACACCCGGTGCGGGTCGCCGCCCACGTAGGCCTTCTGAAGCTGGGCCAGATGCACCGCGCGCTTGCTGAGGTGATACGCGCCGAAATGATCCGGGTGCCGATCCTTGAAATGCGGCACGACCAGCACTTTCGGGCGCACCGCACGCAGCGTCGCCGCCAGCCGGTGCGCCGCCTTGGCCGTGTCCACGATCTCGCCGTCCACCAGGCCCAGTTGCCCACGCCACGCCAGACCCATGATTTGTGCCGCCCGCGCGCACTCCTGCACACGCACGTCCGGCGTGCCCTGCGTTCCCTTCTCGCCGCGCGACAGCTCCAGGATGCCGACTTTCCGGCCCGACTGCGCCAGCCGGATCAGGGTGCCGCCCGCCCCGATCTCCGCATCGTCCGGATGGGGCGCCAGACACAACCAGTCCAGCGGCTGAACCTCACCATGCACCGTCTCGAACGCCGAATTCATTCGGCCAGGATAGGGCCTGAACGTCACCCTCCCTCCGCATGGCGCCGCTTGACACCCCCCGCCCGCATTCCTATACTCTCTGAGCTTCCGTGCGAAGTGGGCCAGTGTAGCTCAGTGGTAGAGCAGCTGATTCGTAATCAGCAGGTCGTCGGTTCAAGTCCGACCCCTGGCTCCAACAGAAAACCCCGCGCTGAGCGGGGTTGTTTTGTTTCTGGGCCGGCTGCCGGAGTGAATCCTGCCAGGGTCGGGATACGACCGCAAGGGCCAAGAGGGGACGAACCGCCTTGCGGCGGCGGGTAGGCTGAGCGCATGAACCCCCAGAGGATCACGCACGTGCATCACCAACTGCGCCGGCCCCGTCCGTTCGTGGATCTGGCGGGATTCTTTCTGTTCTTCGGCATCTCCGGGGTGGATCAGGGCAGGGAAGCGAGGCTGCAGCGGCGCTTCGAGCAGGAGACCTTTCCACACCGGGTCACGGCGCGGCTGTCGCCTTCGCCGGGTCAGGGCCGCTACCGGCTGGAGGGGATGCCAGAGGAGGTGGCCCGGCGACCGTGGGTGGTGAACCATCCGGGACAGGCCGTGACGACCCTCAGCGATGACGGCTGGGCAGCCTTCCAGGCCTGGCAACGTGGCGGGGCGCGTGAGGTGCGGGCGGTGCCGATCGCGGAGTCCTGACGGCAGTCCTGCGTCGGGCCGCGCCCCGTCCTTCACCTGGAGTGGTTCCTGCCTCATGGGATCGCCTGTCCTGCGCGTGCCGGGCCAGACCGCCCACACACGGCCCTCCGGCTGCGCTACCGTGATGTCATTTGCCCACACTGTGGATCAGGGCTGGCCGTGCCCGGCCGTGGTGGAGTACAGTGGGGGGCTGACGGTGCGGCCCCGCGCCGCGCCAGGGAGGAACGAGGATGGCGGAACGAGACATTGACAAGCTGCTGGCCATGACGGACAGCAAGTACCGGCTGAGCGTGGTGACGGCCAAACGTGCCCTGCAACTGCGGAGCGGCGCTCCCAGCGTGCTGCCCACCGAGCAGCGCGTGCGCACCCGCAACCTGGTCACGCAGGCCATGCGTGAACTAGCGACCGGGAAACTCACGGTGGGCACGGATCTGATGGACGAGAGCCGCTTCCATCAGGACTATGTGCGGCAGCGGCAGGCGCAGCTCCAGGCGCAGCTGAACGCCGAACGCGAACGCGAACGCGACTGAGCCGTGAACTGTGGGCGGGCCGGATGAGATGTCCGGCCCGCCGCGTTTCTGGGAGGGCAGGGCGGGACTATGGTGGGGCATGCTGACTGCCTTTGCCGTGCTGCTGTGCTTCACGGCCCTTCTCGCGTACCTGAACGAGCGTTTTCTGCACTTTCCCACCACGGTCGGCGTGACCCTGGCGGGCGCGCTGTCCAGCATTCTCCTGATCGTGCTGGACACGCAGGGTGTGGTTCCGGGCGTCCGGAGCTGGGCGGCCGGACTGCTGAACACCCTGAACTTCACCAATTTCGTGCTGAACGGCATCCTGAGCCTGCTGCTGTTCGCCGGATCGCTCAGCCTGGACGCCGGACAGATGCTCCGGCAGCGGGGCAGCATCCTATTGCTGGCGTTCTTCAGCACCGTGATCAGCACCTTCCTGATCGGTGTCGCCGCGTACGGCGTGTTCCAGCTGCTGGGCCTGACCGTGCCCCCGGTGTGGGCGCTGCTCTTCGGCGCGCTGATCAGCCCCACCGATCCGGTGGCCGTGCTCGACCTGCTGGGGCGGGCGCGGGTGCCCGCGAGAATCAAGATCCTGATCGCGGGCGAGAGCCTGTTCAACGATGGCGTGGGCGTCGTGATCTTCCTGGTGATCGCTGCCGTGGCCGGCATCGGGCCGCACGGCACGTCCATGGACGTGAATGCCATGACGGTTCTGACCCTGTTCGCGCGTGAGGCACTGGGCGGCGTGCTGTTCGGCGCGGCGCTCGGTTACGGCGGCTTCCTGATGCTGCGCTCGATCGCTCAGCCGGCGGTCGAAGTGCTGATCACCCTGGCCCTGGTGCTCGGCGGGTACGTGGCCGCCGCCGCACTGGGCATGAGCGGCCCCCTGGCCATGGTCGTGGCGGGCCTGGTGCTGTCCGCGACCAAGCACCTCGCATTCGACGGGGCCACGCGGCAGCACGTCGAGACCTTCTGGGAGACCATCGATCAGGTGCTGAACATCATCCTATTCTCGTTCATCGGGTTGGATGTGCTGCTCACGCGGCCGAGCATGGCGCAGGTGGTGGCCAGCGTGATTCTGATCGGCGTGGCTCTTGCTGCGCGGTATATCAGCGTGGCCCTCCCCTTCACCCTGGTTCGGGCGCGGGAGGGCTACGGGGCATACACGGTGAGGCTGCTCACCTGGGGGGGGCTGCGCGGCGGTATCGCCATCAGCCTCGCGCTGGGCCTGCCCGACAGCCCGTACCGGCCGCCGCTGCTGACCGCCACCTACGCCATAGTGCTGTTCACCATCGCCGTGCAGGGCCTGACTATCATGCCGCTGGTGCACCGCGCGGTCGCCGCGAGCGGTACAGAAAGTTCAGAGCAGAGGGCAGGGGGCGCCCCTCTCTAGCCCCCTTGCCCTCTCCTTTCCGCCTCGACTTATTTCTCGACGAGGTACGCCTTCTCGATCACGTCGGGCGTGCCGCCCATGCCGGGCTGGATGCGCGTCAGGCGCGGCAGGACGTCCAGCCCCTCGACAACCTTGCCGAACACGGTGTGCTTACCGTCGAGGTGCGGGGTATCCACGAAGGTGATGAAGAACTGGCTGCCGTTGGTGGCCGGGCCACGGTTGGCCATGCTCAGCACGCCCGCGCCCCGGTGGCGGTGCTCGGAACCGAACTCGTCCTCGAAGTCGTAGCCGGGGCCGCCCGCGCCGGTGCCGCTCGGGTCGCCCGTCTGCGCCATGA
The Deinococcus sp. KSM4-11 DNA segment above includes these coding regions:
- a CDS encoding ParA family protein — translated: MPEVLSFINLKGGVAKTTTAVQLADTLAFMKQKRVLVIDLDPQTNATLALIGEERWGEADEAGQTLAHLFLDQVNGTHGFDVTRAIVKGASNLNKVPASVIDQLPADSRYGRVDVLPSSIRLIDVQDRMQDIAARSFYAVNPMEVVRKFIAPSFDAYDYVLLDCPPNLGFITQNGLEVSDHYVIPTIPDRLSTYGIPQIATRIGDIRRARDLKLRCLGVVITKYQSTSTQHRQGLERLETDLERAFSGTGERTPPILNTILPQTNASAEAMSFDRRTSTYRDKYGSTQVGGQAAYKYGLDLADELDDLLALR
- the bshB1 gene encoding bacillithiol biosynthesis deacetylase BshB1, translating into MNSAFETVHGEVQPLDWLCLAPHPDDAEIGAGGTLIRLAQSGRKVGILELSRGEKGTQGTPDVRVQECARAAQIMGLAWRGQLGLVDGEIVDTAKAAHRLAATLRAVRPKVLVVPHFKDRHPDHFGAYHLSKRAVHLAQLQKAYVGGDPHRVSRVLMYQGNADITPTLLVDVEGVQEVWAAAILAHESQFAGAAISETVTPEIVERRRARQSYWGTLGRVRYAEAFEVENALLVDPAAL
- the rpoZ gene encoding DNA-directed RNA polymerase subunit omega translates to MAERDIDKLLAMTDSKYRLSVVTAKRALQLRSGAPSVLPTEQRVRTRNLVTQAMRELATGKLTVGTDLMDESRFHQDYVRQRQAQLQAQLNAERERERD
- a CDS encoding sodium:proton antiporter, coding for MLTAFAVLLCFTALLAYLNERFLHFPTTVGVTLAGALSSILLIVLDTQGVVPGVRSWAAGLLNTLNFTNFVLNGILSLLLFAGSLSLDAGQMLRQRGSILLLAFFSTVISTFLIGVAAYGVFQLLGLTVPPVWALLFGALISPTDPVAVLDLLGRARVPARIKILIAGESLFNDGVGVVIFLVIAAVAGIGPHGTSMDVNAMTVLTLFAREALGGVLFGAALGYGGFLMLRSIAQPAVEVLITLALVLGGYVAAAALGMSGPLAMVVAGLVLSATKHLAFDGATRQHVETFWETIDQVLNIILFSFIGLDVLLTRPSMAQVVASVILIGVALAARYISVALPFTLVRAREGYGAYTVRLLTWGGLRGGIAISLALGLPDSPYRPPLLTATYAIVLFTIAVQGLTIMPLVHRAVAASGTESSEQRAGGAPL
- a CDS encoding peptidylprolyl isomerase, with the protein product MELMTADMYAADGYHVTPELSAERQTKFSSAPELGNGIEPGKAYRAVLETSKGRIVVELYPDDAPVTVNSFAYLLRHHYYDGIKFHRVIDGFMAQTGDPSGTGAGGPGYDFEDEFGSEHRHRGAGVLSMANRGPATNGSQFFITFVDTPHLDGKHTVFGKVVEGLDVLPRLTRIQPGMGGTPDVIEKAYLVEK